The window GGCGGCGGCCATCGTACGAAGCGTGGtgtccgccgccgccgaccaaTTAGAGCGCGAGGTGCGGCGCGGAACGCTAGTCGGGTGGTGGCCGGCTAGCGTGAGCGCCGATTAGCTTCGCTAGATTAGCTTAGAATTCAACGTAacataaaatcatttaaaaatccaatcaaaatggataggacgtcTAACACTGTCAATGGTACAGACACACCAGCCAATAGTAACAGTTCTATTGTCCAGGGGAGATTTACTAcaccaaaaaatgtcaaaaacaaaaacatgtgtttttcaggtcaaatggattagacgtctatcaccgttaaCGGGAGCCAATGAGAATACATACCTATATTACTCAATAAACTATTGAATATTCTGACTAACTGAaaattttctcccaaaatgTCAATTCTATTATTTTCTCCTCCTGAGGTCAAAAGGTTACACAAACTAACTACGGCAATACCAGAAAAAAGGACCAAAAACTACAcaattttttccctcaaaattcAATTCCTATTATTTACACAAAAAGTTCTCCGTATCACGCAAAAAAACGGAAATGTTCGAGACGtgcgggaaaaaaagcctaagtTTGTTTGCcttaatgttgtttttgaacttctttggcctttttttgctcatttttttgccctttttttgaCTTTGTTCTGTTATCACTCAGCAGAGAAAAAGGCGGGAAGCGCGTGAGGCCACACAAAGAGGATTAGAACTTCGCTGAGCGACCAGCTCTGACCAGCGTCCCTTCCAAACCACCCGCACAACACGCCCTAATCCCTCCTTGCACCCCCGCCCCGTCCCatcccgccccgccccgcccacATCAGGTGTTAAGAAGAGCGAGCGGCAAAGAAAGAGACTACTCGGAAAGCAATAATTCACCCGTCATTTGATTTCCTCTGCTTGTgtgtgacattttattttgcagAAATGTCGAgttagagaagaaaaaaaaacgagaaaaaaaaaacgctccaCCCCCCTTCCTGTCGATACTGAGCCCCGATTGgtggaggaaaaacaaacaaacaaacaaaacaaaaaaaagtgttagtTTTCTATTGACAGCCGTTATGCTTtgtagccccgccccctcctctCCCTCATCCACCCAAGAATAGTTTGGACTCCAGTACATAGACTACTCCAGTAAATAGACGGCCCCCAAGACTGAATCTCCCCACCCTACCCGTTCCCCCGACAACACTGCGATGTCTCCAGCTGCGTGTTGAGTGTTTAGACTGTTCTGTCGTGGACATGATGTTGtaaaagactttaaaaaaaaaaaaacagcttggctgccattgacggtgatacaCGTCCTTTCCATTTTTCAATGGCAAATTCCAATTTCAACACTTTTTCCACGCCGTACATCCAAACAACAGACAAAAGTTATCGGTAGAACCCATTTGACAATCTTCCcatttcacacattttcattGGTCCATTCACTCACTCAAAACCTCCTCAAATTGcgccaaaaccaacaggaagtgaccaaatagcaacaaagtgactcaaaatcaacaggaagtggcacaAATGgccctaaatcaacaggaagtgacccgcaaatggcccaaaatcagcaggaagtggcCCGCAAATGGCCCCAtattcaattgaatgcttttattgtcattatacaagtataaagagatttaaagctttcaccacttagtgcaaaaatcaacaggaagtaacccacaAATGatccaaatgaacaggaagtgacccacttttccagaaatgtcatttttaacgcAACTGTGGTTGATCGATCACCAttaatggcggccaatgagtgaATTATGCAGGACCAGGAGTGCCAAAATCAGATCaatagctcattggctgccactgaggGCAATACACGACCATTTATggaaggattggacgtctaaacttgtcaatggcactgaaagaattaaaaaaaataagacgctACAGAAGCGTATTGCATTtacttggggaaaaaagtttttttttctgagtaatttatttttggctgtgttttacctaattttttgtatacacatttttttcaaagtattttttttgtatttttcctgagtcatttttttgctgttttatgcaCATGCTtgtctattttaattttttttaaaatatttgtgtcCTGATTTCAGACCCCCCAAAaactgaggttttttttttttacttctaaaaATAAGGGGAAATAAAATTCACAAAAACACATTCGGAGAAAATTactcagaaaaaatatttaatattttttttcttttcattttgcctGAATATTATTTGAAATTAAGTCATAAATATAcccgaaaaaataaaacataaaactaTCAGCAGTCCgagttatggaaaaatattcataaatgaGTCCATTATGGGAACAAAGTCAAACTTCctaatttgaataaataaagttgtaatattactTCATATGTATGGATGCCGCATGGCTTCATCGTAATATGACTACGTTAACTTGCTGTACTTTATGAAATTTTACAAGATGCagtgttgattaaaataaaaaatattgcagtATTTTATAGGACGTATGGTACGTAAAATCGTAAGATAACGATTTAAACGTGCCGCATCCATCCATAAAGTTGTCATATTGcagctttttttcctgataatagtacatttttggtagaaaaaaaatcccacataaATGCAAGACGCTTCTGTCcattaaaaaatgctattttgattctttgtcttcttttttgtaaaagcacattttgtcaatGTTTGTCCCTCTGCGGTCATTTACACTCTCACAACGGCAACAATGTTTTTTCTCGGTCCAGTTTTCACGTCTGCtagcaaaaaaagaaggaaaaaaaatagtacaatAAAGATGAAAATCTAACAAGTCAAGTGTGCTGTGGCGTGGCGGTTATTTTCGGggaaagctcctcctcctcctcctcccgccCCTCCCCCGCATTAATCCACGTATCGATAATCTCATCCTTTTACGTAAGCGCGGCCATAAAGGCAGATTTCACATTTGGACGTGCCGCCAAACGACTCGTCGCCAATAAATCCGCCATTCGAATTAATCCGCCGCCATTTTCATTCGCGGTTAACGTATGGACGGCGACGGGCGTCCGTCGGAGTCGCTCTTCCCGCTCAAAATAAACTCGGAGGTGACGCgcatcaaaaatcatatttccgAGTGGGGAAagagagaaacaaacaaacaaacaaacaccccaaaaaaacgtCCACACCTGACTTTTTGTCCGATTGATGCTCACAAAGCTCATAAAGGGATCCGCCGGTTgctccatcattccatcttggaCATCTCAAACTTGGTCGTCATGGTTTCCTGAGGCAGAAACAACAACGGTCAGCATCGTGAGAACAAGGCAGCTACGCGGGCTCCCCCTAGCGGCACCCCCAATATAaggctaaataaaaaaaacgccgTTGAGAATTTTACATCAAGAAATACAGGAATAGATATACAAAAATTGTGTTGCTGAAAAATAACtaaatttagaaaaacaaaataagacaaaaaaaaaatgtaatttaaaagagcaaaaaaagatTCACGAGAAGGATTAAAAGTACTTTCATTCAATGTAAACCatccaaaatagaaaaaaataaaaccataaaaTCGATAAATGTTAGGtaagaatgcaaaaaaataaaatgataaattgaattttttttataaaaccaTAAAATCGATAAATGTTAGgtaagaatgcaaaaaaaatgatgaatttaaaaaaatctaaatacataaaaataatttaaaaggaatttttgaaaacaattattttctAAATTGACTCTAAATGTTCCTTTAATTTGAACTGCATTTTGAATGATATTCTATTTAGTTTTAGCGGGGTTAATGGCACCGAAAAAGTTGCCGTTCCTCCGCGTTTTGGAGGCTTGTCACAAACTCACCTCCTCCGAGTCGAGCAAGGGCGGCAGGGCACTGAAAAAGGAATATCGGTCACTTGGTCAGTCGGTCAGGTGACAGTATGCGACGCCATCGCCACTTACAGGTCAGCCATTGACGACGGGATGTTCTCCTCCACCCATTTCAGATCTTCGTCCTGCACACAAGACGGTTGGTTAGATGGCGCTAGTTTAGCTTCTCGGAAAGTACatcgtggaggaaaaaaaactgtgcagCACGCCTGACTTGTGGTAATTGCGCGccgagtcagtcagtcactcaccaGTTTGTTGGCTTTGCTTTCGTTCTTGGCGCCCCTCATCTTCATGCcttctgaaggaaaaaaatatcccaaaaataaGCAGGGCGGTGGTGGCTCCTTTTTGGAAGCAAATGTTGCGAGACTTAATCCTGACCAAAAGCTTCATTGACCATcagctcctcttcctcttcgtcGCTGGCCTCATCATCTACCAGGGGACGGAAGGCGtacctacaaaaaaaataaaaagtaattttGGCAGTTTAATGCACCATGCAACTGAATGGAAAGAGATAATATAGTTATGGATTCAGAAAAAAGAGACGAGTGAAAAAGGGAGCATTTCAgaggaaaaaagtttttttcgtCCCAAATCAAACCACGTTTGgctgaaaaaaaagcacaaaatgagGTAGACAACATACAAAAAAGGGCCCACCTCTGATTATTGGCCGACGGTCGCCATAGGAACATGATGACCAATAGGATGGCGGAGAAGAGGAGCCGCCAGAAAGCGTCATCGATCCAAAGTTCGCGCCAATCCTACACGCCCACACGCCATCGCTCAGTTGTTATCTTTCGTTTTAtatgaagggggaaaaaacccaaaacaaatcCAAGGTGAGCGGCGGGTTCTTACGGACTGACATTTGGCCATCTTGAAGGTCTTGGTGCTCCAAACAATGAAGATGATCGATGCTAGCAACACACAGATGAGTCATTTTGCATTATACTTATCATACATGTACAAACATCCAATTCCTCTAAGCTAGGGGCAacttttagtgttcaaccagctagcatggcatgcatgattttggtttgatgtgggaggaaaccggagtacccggagaaaacccagacaagtgcagggagaacatgcagaacATCGGCCTGACTTTTTCTTGTCATGCACAAAAAAGCATCTTCTACAGGTGGGCGGCAAAGATGCTTACCGATGACGGCCAAGATGAGCGTGTTGGTGAAGTGGCGGTAGAGCGAGAGCTTGACCGGGTTGCGGCGGAGGCGGAGGAGCTTCACGGTCTGAGCCAGGCTCACAAAGATGTCCCACAAAGTCAAGGACATCCAATCCGTTGCGATCCAGAGGTATGGGGTTAAATATTTAATTCtatattaaatgtatttatgacATGTATGAATTCCTATGTTTCTGCTATATAGAGTAAATCATTAAATGAGTTGTTCAATGTGCAGtacaataaagaaaaacaagtttttttaagactactttctaaaaaaaagcagagatttgtttttttgctgtgtgTCAACTTTGGCTCCCCCTAGTGGCCAGAAAGCAACAAAGGATATCCAGCAGATGATGCAGGAGTCGGTGAAGGCCAGCACCAcgtcacacaaaaacaaacttcCCACTTTGCGGCTTCCATCCTAAAAAAGGCACAGACAGACTCTCTTGTCAAGGAGCACGGCTAGCTAGCTAGACGCACGTGCAACTTACGCCGCTAACTCGCAGGACTCCTTCGACGGCGGAGAACACCAGGTAGAGCAGTCCCACGGCCACCACGCGGTGGAGCAGCGCGCCCAGCCGCGGCCTGACGGACACGTGCGCGGCGTCACCGCGTGGGCCGGCGTGGGCGGGGTGCGCGCACTCACTTGACGATGCCGTATCCCAGACTGGCGATGATGACCAAAATGCGCGCCAGCGTCCTCTTGACGGCCGACAGAACTTCGGCGAACACCGCCGCCCCCTGGACTGGAGGAGGAACAACCAGCACCAATTAAATTTCTTCTTCCTCTGGCATGCTCGTGCCAATGAGTAGACGTCCGAGccattttttagatttaaaatctAAAGAGAATGTtgactgtttaaaaaataaaaataaataaatacacacacaaaaaaacagtagaGTGGCAAGCCTACCCGGCACTCCGTGGTATCTGATACTCTGAAACTCGGCATAGTAGACGGCCTTCTCCAGCATTCCCAGGAAGATGACTCCTCCGATCCAGAACTGGATCCTGAGCAGGTCCCGCCAGTAGCACGCCGAGAGGAGGAGCCACAAGATGGCCAGCAGCACGTACGCCACGCACATCGCCATGTAGAACTGAacgggaacaaaacaaaaaacatggaaCGGATTCCACGTCGCCATTTGGTCCAAGCGGGAAGTCGCGAAGACGCCCCGCCCCTTAAAAATCTCACCAGCATGAGCGGCCACTCGGAAGCCGAGAGGTAGTCGCCAGGTCCCGTGGCGCTCACGTCCACTGTCGAGAAAAGCAGACTCGTGGAGGAGAGGCGGGCGCGGCGGAGGGGACGCCCACCGGAAAGGTGTACCGACGCCGCAGCCTCCAGGGCGCCGGCTCGGGAGCCCGCTTCTGGCCGCCCGCCTGGTGGACGCTCAGCAGGAACAGGTACGGACCGTCCGCCCAGCTTTCGGCCACCGCGTCCAAGTGGGCATGTGCGGCGCTCTGTGGGAATAAAAAAACGTCATTTGGAAAatgttacatatttttttctctcattcaGGGCTTGTTTGGGGGCACACAagattttatatatttgttcattcattcattttctgaaccgcttatcctcacaagggtcgctatCTCTGTTCTCACCTTGGGTTTAGGAGGCTCCGCCTCCCTGTGATTTCTGACTGGAGCCTTGTCTGTGTTTGGCTGAAAAAGAGAACACTGTAAGAATCTGATTGTGATCCTCCTTTTTGTAATGAATCCAAAACTCACCGGCATTTGTGACTCGGTCAGCGGAGTTTTCTCGTGGAAGGCTTCCAGACCAAACTGTTgacatataaataaacaaaaaagatctttttcttttaactccGACAGAGACGCTCACAATGTTGGGGTCCATAGATGGCTGGCAGGTGATGAGAGGATACTGATGGAAGACATAGAAACCACTTCCTCCTCCATTCTTCACCTCCGTGGAAGCAAAGTAGTGTTCCGCTTGCATTTCCTAGAAGGGCGGAAGGGGACGTTATGCTAGGCCGGGggagggtgggcaaactattccactttGGGCCGCCCACAGTGGGGAAGCGGGTGTATGTTTTGGTTCCAACCTCAAAAGAGGAAAGCTTTTTGCAAATGTGGTGACCTACAATTGCAAttagtggattgccgtcaggtgctgcttgttagTTCAACTGTTGTCTGTGTTGGACTacttggaacaaaaagctgcacgCAGAGGAGCCCCCAAGGACCACTTTGAATTGACATCTAAAGTCCATTTATTGTTTGGagatatgatttaaaaaataaaaaaacagctccCCCAGTGTTCTATgatcaatattcttttttaaaaaaaaattgagggaaATAATCAACGCAGTTAATTCATATGAATTATTCATTATGTTAACCACAAATGAACACAATGTTTTAGTATAGATTCCTATTTCATTAGTATCACactttcgtaaaaaaaaaacgtgctaAATTAATTATCGCAATTATTAGCTTGCAATTGAAATGagtaaaaagtctttttttttctttttttacaataaaaaaatagaaaagcatGTGAATTGAGATGAGTTTGTCActaataaacgtccaatccttttacAATGCACCCTCCCCCCCCAGATATTCATGAGTAGACGTCCACTCCCATTTGGAGTGAACGAAAGTTCGTTCATTCCCTGGCAAAGCTTCCAATTCGAatcaattggacgtccatcgctgccaaacctcccaattcgaatgaattggacgtccatcgctgccAATGAATGGCCAATGACTTCGTGTCTGTTCCGTTTTTTGACGCGTCATTTCAATGGATACACATTTCCCCGGCGTAACGTGAACGCATCTTACGTCCAGACCGAAGACTTCGTCATAGCAGCGGGAACTCCTCAGGTACCAAGAGACGTTCAATTGCACAGGGAAAGACGAGTTGCAGCTCAGGGCCACCACTACACGAAcagacacaaacaaacacatgcgGAAAACATATGAATTAAACCCGTCAACGTTGGAACGCGAGTTGAGCAAGCTTTTTGAGCACGTACATTTAAGATGGATGACGCTGTTGTTGAAGAGCGTTTTAGGGAAGACAAAAAGGTTGTGCTTCTTCAAAGTTTCCTGGAAAACACATCATAGTAGAACGAGAGGTTGCTTGTTGGCCGAGTGTCGACACTGTTAACTCACATTGTCCACGTCCACCACCCATTTTCCCGGTTCCGAAAGTGCAAAGCGGGGCTCAAGGAGTCCGGACAGCGCCAGGAGGAGGACTGTCCTGGTCCAAAGGAACCACAACGTCCGCCCTGCCGCCATTAGAGCAGCGAGCGAGCTCGAAAACTTGTTGACCGGTCTCCCGCCTCACTTCCTATTTCCGCGTAGGTCATAGAGAGACAACAGCCCATTGGCTGTTAGCCGGAAGCCCCTCCCTGAAGTGTTGTTTACGTTGCTTTTGTTTTGCTCTTCCTCCCTCAACTTCTCAAATAACCTTCTTGTATCTTTTGTCTGTGTCTATAACATTCTTTTTAATAAAGGGAGACGGTCGTTGAGTCGACCATTTATTACCATAAATCGACTAATTTACAACAAACGCTTTTCTTTTCACTTTGATGGTCTTGCAAAAAGTAAAATGTCACAGGTTGGTGCCATAATGAACTGGAAATGGCCCAGAAGGAAAAGGAAGGACTTCCAAAATAAGCCAGTAGAGGGCAGGCATTTGCAGGTTAGGAATTTGCCAGTAGAGGGGAGTGCAGAATTATTATTGTGAGTGTCGAGATAGCAGTATTGTTTCtcctttttgattaaaaaaatgattaaaagacacaaaGAAACATTTAGTGTTTTCTCCCCTTTTCACAAAAATAAGAAATCATTGAGGAAATGTCCTATTCAGTGCTTAAAAACATATAAAAGACATATATCCCATGTTCTCCCTCTACAATCCAATGGGGAAGACTATACattgatattaaaataattgctaGCTTACAACGTCTTGAACATTGTATAACCGTAGCGAGAAAAACATCAGGAAGTCCTATTTTTCTTGCAGTATTTTAAGAAAGTCCAAGAAATTGACATGGTGAGGCCTTGCATCTGGCGTTTTGCTATGGTCTGCCATGTTTCTGCCGCTTGTAGAGAGCGAGTTACAGCCCGCAGCTGCGCGTGCTATAAAAACACATCTGCCTGCGGCGAACAAACCAACTCAAACTATTTTTAAGGGCCGTTCTAGGGTGAAAGCCAGGCGAAAGAAATTGCATTCATATTGCACATTTGGAGCGAATGCCCGCAGTTCTGTACAACTCCGAAACAGGGAGTTGCTCGGGCTCCAAACTGCAAATATTTGTAGTTATTCGGTGTCAAAGTCGTTAACATTTGGGAAGACAAGTGCTAAACTTCCTGATGATGAGAAGCTAGCTTGACCGACTGAGCAAAACACAAACGCTGTATGCTTTAGAGTTTAGACCGTACTACTTTTGGGTGAACAAATTAATAGGAGGCTAACACGCTAGCTTCCTGTTGCTACAGTGGAGGCTAACTCGCTAGCTTCCTGTTGCTACAGTGGAGGCTAACACGCTAGCTTCCTGTTGCTACAGTGGAGGCTAACACGCTAGCTCCCTGTTGCTATAGTGGAGGCTAACACGCTAGCTTCCTGTTGCTATAGTGGAGGCTAACACGCTAGCTTCCTGTTGCTACAGTGGTGGCGACCGATCTAGGGAGGAGTCTGCCTTTACCAAACTACTCAATATGCATATTGTATCAAAACTATGgtagaaaaacaacaattccCCAACAATTgacatgaaaacaaattaaaatgttgagCGCAACGATACAACAAGCGCCTCCCCATCGAAAGGGATTGGGCGCCCCTCACCAAAACACGAATGGtcccaaaatggcgccgtgatTGGTTCAAATGTCAACTTTCCGGCGTTCTTTCGCGTGAAGGCAAACGGGACCGGCGGTTTTGCACACCGCAAGCGCCGTGTTTATTTTCAACACTCCGGCCTTCCTCTTCTGAAAATATCCTAGCTGTCCAAGTCGTAGGCGGGTGCACAAAAGACAGCCCGGCGTTAGGAATCTCCATCTCGCGCACATATGGTCGGCGAGCCTTTATTTTGGGAGCGCCGATGTAAGTCGCGAGGTTAGCTTGTATATCACGCTGAAGTGTTTAGTGCTTCTATTACAATGTTCGCGGCCCAGCTCGGTCTGGCTCGGAATCGGACTGACGGCTTCCAGGAGAGGAGACGCCCCCCCCCCTCACCACCGCACTTCCCCCCCGCATCTGAAGACACTTTTGGCGCACCGCGGGTTCCTCCGAGAGGCTCGCCGAGCTTCCGTCGGGGCCCGGGATCAAACGCCGTCCTCGCCAGACGCTATCTGCGACATCTGGGGGCGGTCGGCCGCGGCTCCGCCCCCTcgagcgacggcggcggcgagacACCGACGTCGTATCACGTGAGGCAGATGTTCTGGCGGTTTTCCGGAAGGAGCTTTTCTTTTTTGGTCTGCGCCCAGATTCGGCGGCGCCGCGGGGATATTAAAAGGCGCGTTGGCTTCTGCCACGTTTGGACTGACCAGACTTCAAAAATGTGGCGTTTGACGTCggtaatgtcattaaaaaaattgtctgAGAAATAAAAACTCGTGATATGGTTTTAATGTTCTGACTTTGCAAGGAATGTTGCCCCTACTAAGATGGCTGCCCCGAAGACAACCcgctagggcaggggtcgggaacctttttgacgaagggaaccataaacaattcatattttcaaacattattcattgagagccatactgataatttaaaagtaaaaatacatgaatatgtgtgcatttcttaatcatttcaccactttgaaagtaaaaaaaagtctgaattcttctaagaacattttttcacttgctaatcaatgaggatcaatgagagtatgcatgcagaagagtataatgaagaaaaattatgattcaaaAGCTGCtgcgttcgggacttaggtggtctctcaccagcggttcccatattttatcacTCAGGTTAGCggcgagccatatacacccatcaaaagagccacatatggctcccgagccataggttccctacccctgcgctaGGGGCAAGAAATAAGATACACCTGACTTGATTTTAATGTCAATGCTATGACTTTGCTAGGACtcttgcccctaccaacatggccgccccgaAGCCAACTCGTTAGGGGCCATCAAAGGTCTGTTTACAGTGAAAAGGAATAGTAGAcgcccaatccgtttgaacagggagggtggcagcgaacgCGCGTTTGTCTTTTCTGGGAAGACTTGGTACAGAATCGTGCAGACAAACAAGCCAATCGGCTTTGGGCATCACGGCGAGCCCGAAGTTCCTCTTGGGCCTCCCCTCCCTTTCCTTTTCttccctttcctttcctttcctttcctttcctcccCCCGCCGAGACGCCACGAGGAGTCGGAGGAAGCCGTGCGCGCAAAGCCAACAAAAACAGAAGGCCTCGCTTTGATTCACGGCGCGAGACCGTCCCATTCAtacaaggaggaggaggaggagaaagaaggGGGTCAGGGCCGGGTCGCGCCACCGGGCGGCGCTTCCGACGTCGCCGGGCGGGCGCTCTTCCAGAGATCgtcttgttgttgttggaaGAGGGAAAAATAAGAACAACATTTTGGTCTTTCGCTCATCTCTCCGGGATGAATGGCAACATGCGGTGCAGCTCTACGCCATGCGTCGGACAAATTTCGAGGGGAAACGACCGAATATTGGTGGCAAAATTGGCTATCTCAGTTAAAGAGGTgcccctacttacgaaattcatTGCTTCCAGAAgatttgtaagtagagtagCATAAaaaagtacctctacttacaaatgcctctacatacgaaatatttAGGTGACCAAAAACTTGGAGTTCCAAGACACTTCCTGCAAAATCTcccaaaaaatcacacatttttttgtagcatcctgcattttattttgaaattgtcgcgatAGAGTTGCTCTGCCATTCCTAACATTTCTTCTAACATCTCGACGGCGTCCTATTGGCTAGGAAGGTGACGCATCTCTATGATGCATTGGTGGGCCTTTGTTCCGGACCTCCGTTTGTGGGTTTTTGGAGGGCGCTTAATGCAACTTTATTCTTAGTTTTTCATCATCCACCCCTATACAAAACATCTTTGCATGTCCGATTGATTTTATTGGCTTAATAAATgactttgttcatttttttctctttttttgctctttgtcaCATATGTAATACAACAttggtattatttttattatcttttaAAAGGTGTGGGGGAACGggttagggcaagggtgtcgaacccgggttggttcgtgggccacattaacgtcaacttgatttcacgtgggccagaccattttaaatctaatatctagatttttattttatttttctaaattggattaaaagaactggatcaaaagccgcAAATAGTCcgttgttatagatctaaaacaatgattatttgagcttttttttcttagtattggaaaatgtcttttaatcatgttttttatatttcaaatggaaacaaaataattttttaaagtgaaaaacggaaaatatttggatatttaaactaaaaacgaaagaaaaaaatggattaaaaatggcaatgattgattttaaaaaggggaaaatcaggaaatttaatatacatctatactcttcatttgaatttgatcctaaaacagaaagtcgccactcatgattttctttctcgggccgcacaaaatgatgcagcgggccagatttggcccgcgggccgccactttgacacctgtggtttagggCATTTGTATGTAAAATGCCACTGCtcacaaaaattcaggttacgaaatcaaAACAATTTCGTAAGTAGCGGTACCACGCTAATTTCCGTTTTGTTGGGACTGTGCATTTGAGTCATTGTTTTGACAACTGAACGTAATCCCGTTCTTCTCCTCGCAGAATGAAAGCGCAAATTATCCCTCGCCGTCTCACGAGCGCGTTTCGGTGAGGTCATCGCTTTGATAAGCCGCACTTCTATGTGGGAAAACAATCTCCCACTCGGAGACGGAAAAAAACGGGCAGATCCGCAAAAGAACCATGAAAACTGGGCAGCCGGCATGGTCCGTGTCCTCtctttttataaaatatatccTTCGTTGAGGGTGGCATATTCGCCGCGGGTGGAAATTCTAATGGCGCCGTTTGAAAGTCTCTTTTCGTGCGGCTTGGGCAGCGAGAGAAGATTTTTCTGGTCAGAGCGGACCTGCCTGCCAAGACCAAAAAGTCGCAGGCTGCCAAGGCGCCGTTAGATCAGGCGTCCAATCATTGTCTCACTTGCATGTTCTGTTCTGTCTCAAAAGAGAGGCCGCCGCCGTCCTCCTCGGGTTCCTCCCGCCCACCGCGCGCGCTTTGATGGCGGCGCTATTTTATCCGGGCCGTCAGTTCCCGACCCACACTCCTCCGGACTTGGCTCCGAGCTTGTAAAAAGAGGAGTTTGTCAATGAATCCGCCCTCGCCATTGTTCCGATGACGCCGACGTCGGGGGCGGCCAGCCGG of the Stigmatopora argus isolate UIUO_Sarg chromosome 10, RoL_Sarg_1.0, whole genome shotgun sequence genome contains:
- the LOC144083257 gene encoding transmembrane protein 87A isoform X1; the protein is MAAGRTLWFLWTRTVLLLALSGLLEPRFALSEPGKWVVDVDNETLKKHNLFVFPKTLFNNSVIHLKLVALSCNSSFPVQLNVSWYLRSSRCYDEVFGLDEMQAEHYFASTEVKNGGGSGFYVFHQYPLITCQPSMDPNIFGLEAFHEKTPLTESQMPPNTDKAPVRNHREAEPPKPKSAAHAHLDAVAESWADGPYLFLLSVHQAGGQKRAPEPAPWRLRLDVSATGPGDYLSASEWPLMLFYMAMCVAYVLLAILWLLLSACYWRDLLRIQFWIGGVIFLGMLEKAVYYAEFQSIRYHGVPVQGAAVFAEVLSAVKRTLARILVIIASLGYGIVKPRLGALLHRVVAVGLLYLVFSAVEGVLRVSGDGSRKVGSLFLCDVVLAFTDSCIICWIFVSLAQTVKLLRLRRNPVKLSLYRHFTNTLILAVIASIIFIVWSTKTFKMAKCQSDWRELWIDDAFWRLLFSAILLVIMFLWRPSANNQRYAFRPLVDDEASDEEEEELMVNEAFEGMKMRGAKNESKANKLDEDLKWVEENIPSSMADLALPPLLDSEEETMTTKFEMSKME
- the LOC144083257 gene encoding transmembrane protein 87A isoform X2, whose amino-acid sequence is MAAGRTLWFLWTRTVLLLALSGLLEPRFALSEPGKWVVDVDNETLKKHNLFVFPKTLFNNSVIHLKLVALSCNSSFPVQLNVSWYLRSSRCYDEVFGLDEMQAEHYFASTEVKNGGGSGFYVFHQYPLITCQPSMDPNIFGLEAFHEKTPLTESQMPPNTDKAPVRNHREAEPPKPKSAAHAHLDAVAESWADGPYLFLLSVHQAGGQKRAPEPAPWRLRLDVSATGPGDYLSASEWPLMLFYMAMCVAYVLLAILWLLLSACYWRDLLRIQFWIGGVIFLGMLEKAVYYAEFQSIRYHGVPVQGAAVFAEVLSAVKRTLARILVIIASLGYGIVKPRLGALLHRVVAVGLLYLVFSAVEGVLRVSGDGSRKVGSLFLCDVVLAFTDSCIICWIFVSLAQTVKLLRLRRNPVKLSLYRHFTNTLILAVIASIIFIVWSTKTFKMAKCQSDWRELWIDDAFWRLLFSAILLVIMFLWRPSANNQRYAFRPLVDDEASDEEEEELMVNEAFGMKMRGAKNESKANKLDEDLKWVEENIPSSMADLALPPLLDSEEETMTTKFEMSKME